The Arachis hypogaea cultivar Tifrunner chromosome 14, arahy.Tifrunner.gnm2.J5K5, whole genome shotgun sequence genome has a segment encoding these proteins:
- the LOC140178520 gene encoding uncharacterized protein gives MTWAIELSQYDLQYEPRHAIKAQAMADFLLEVTGDPPEETGIRWRLHVDGASNQTSGGAGVILESPAGVIYEQSTKFEFPVSNNQAEYEALLGGLILAREVGATRLEVCSDSQVITSQVNESYQARDPLLQKYLEKVRELTRQFQEITVQHVPRERNTWTDLLSKLASTKPGADNWSLIQGMVKEPMVALQLAKLNPSWLDPITNFLEHGKLPDDEKAAKTLRREAAKYATIQGQLFRKGLSQPLLKCLHPDQTDYVLREVHEGCCGHHIGGKALARKLIRAGYYWPSMMKDSREFFTDKNFTEFLTGLGVKQKFSSIEHSQMNGQVESANKIILLGLKKWLDSKKGAWADELASVLWSYRTIEKSSTGETPFRLTYGVDAMIPVEIGEPSPRLLLKGVEEAVEKDLVDEARKMAHLSEAALKQRMALRYNAKVLRREFEENDLILRRNDIGPLTPGEGKLATNWEGPYRIKEVLGKGAYKLERLDGKEIPRTWNAGNLRRFYS, from the exons ATGACTTGGGCCATCGAGCTCTCCCAATATGACTTGCAATACGAGCCCCGACATGCAATCAAGGCACAGGCGATGGCAGACTTCCTATTAGAGGTAACGGGTGATCCTCCCGAGGAAACGGGCATACGGTGGAGGCTCCATGTAgacggggcctccaaccaaacgtccggaGGTGCCGGGGTCATCCTAGAGAGCCCAGCTGGGGTCATATACGAGCAATCAACCAAGTTCGAATTCCCCGTATcgaacaaccaagcggaatacgAAGCCCTCTTGGGTGGACTAATCCTAGCCCGGGAAGTCGGGGCAACAAGGCTGGAAGTGTGCAGCGACTCACAGGTCATCACCTCACAAGTGAACGAAAGCTATCAAGCCAGAGACCCGCTGCTGCAAAAGTACTTGGAAAAAGTTAGAGAATTGACCAGGCAGTTCCAGGAGATCACGGTCCAACACGTTCCGAGGGAGAGGAACACATGGACAGATCTCCTATCTAAGCTAGCGAGCACAAAGCCGGGAGCGGACAACTGGTCTCTCATCCAGGGCATGGTAAAGGAACCAATGGTTGCCCTACAGCTGGCAAAGTTAAACCCCTCCTGGTTAGACCCCATCACAAACTTCCTGGAACATGGCAAACTACCAGACGACGAGAAAGCAGCCAAAACATTGAGAAGGGAGGCAGCCAAATATGCGACCATACAAGGACAACTGTTCAGAAAAGGACTCAGCCAACCCCTATTGAAGTGCCTGCATCCCGATCAGACGGACTACGTACTTAGAGAAGTCCATGAGGGATGTTGCGGCCACCACATCGGGGGaaaagccctagcaaggaagctcatACGAGCCGGGTATTACTGGCCATCAATGATGAAAGACTCCAGGGAATTC TTCACTGACAAGAATTTCACAGAATTCCTCACCGGCCTGGGCGTGAAGCAGAAGTTCTCCTCGATAGAGCACTCCCAGATGAATGGGCAGGTAGAGTCCGCAAACAAAATCATCTTACTAGGACTCAAGAAATGGCTAGATAGCAAAAAGGGGGCATGGGCCGACGAACTTGCCTCCGTTCTGTGGTCCTACCGCACAATCGAGAAAAGCTCCACAGGCGAAACTCCCTTCCGCCTGACATACGGGGTCGATGCGATGATACCAGTAGAGATCGGCGAGCCAAGCCCACGGTTACTTCTGAAAGGTGTGGAAGAAGCAGTCGAGAAGGACCTAGTGGACGAGGCTAGGAAAATGGCTCACTTGTCAGAAGCAGCACTAAAACAGAGAATGGCGCTGCGCTACAACGCCAAAGTGCTCAGAAGGGAGTTTGAAGAGAATGACCTCATCTTGCGACGCAACGACATAGGACCACTGACACCAGGTGAAGGGAAGCTGGCAACAAATTGGGAAGGCCCGTACAGAATCAAAGAAGTTCTTGGCAAAGGCGCCTACAAGCTCGAAAGACTCGACGGCAAAGAAATCCCGAGAACATGGAATGCAGGTAACCTGAGGAGGTTCTATTCGTAG